One genomic window of Vespula pensylvanica isolate Volc-1 chromosome 12, ASM1446617v1, whole genome shotgun sequence includes the following:
- the LOC122633323 gene encoding TRPL translocation defect protein 14 isoform X3 has product MEQKRLYKVVLTGGPCGGKTTGQTRLCTFFENMGWKVFRVPETATVLLSGGVKFSDLNAEEAERCKSCSSEVPNKKKLEDNAKWPEILEVDSSKGFKFQENLLRTMIQIENTFFQLGESCSRNCLIICDRGAMDASAFISKDKWELMMASNGWNNVELRDNRYNQIIHMVSAANGAEDFYSTEDHACRSEGVELARELDYKAAAAWVGHPYFDVIDNSQDFETKLCRMIECVCQKLGIDTGDRLRSSSCKVKFLVKGPLPSDNEFPPFQDFDVVHNYLQSNNPKMQARLRKRGQKGHWSYIHTIRRPKMCGQVIEVKTQLTHRDYLNMLAQRDDSHFTIFKRRRCFLINNQYFQLDIYKEPAHPRCRGLMLLETYTALTGDDLKNILPQFLIIEKEVTGNPDYSMFNLSLREEWNSTNKYCHNLHGLPPDSGLLENKRLNLSDVKDSSTTRKQVNGVDFRIGGIERNVNNVINVVPNGINGVENGDSKYSDRNNVKSNQESQMRVCNSPMKKLNDLPQEKQVEEHNKNGFHDSVKA; this is encoded by the exons gACCATGCGGTGGAAAGACGACAGGACAGACACGGCTTTGtactttcttcgaaaatatgGGATGGAAG GTGTTCCGTGTTCCCGAGACAGCGACTGTGCTGCTCAG TGGCGGCGTCAAGTTTTCAGACCTGAACGCTGAAGAAG CAGAACGATGTAAATCGTGCTCGTCTGAAGTaccgaacaaaaagaaattggaagaTAACGCGAAGTGGCCAGAGATTTTGGAAGTCGATTCGAGTAAGG GATTCAAATTTCAAGAGAATCTCTTACGTACGATGATACAGATTGAAAacactttttttcaattaggCGAAAGCTGTTCTCGAAATTGCCTTATAATCTGTGATCGTGGTGCCATGGATGCGTCGGCAT TTATCTCGAAAGATAAATGGGAATTGATGATGGCTTCTAACGGTTGGAACAACGTGGAGTTGAGGGATAATCGGTACAATCAGATCATCCATATGGTATCCGCAGCGAATGGAGCAGAAGATTTTTATTCCACTGAGGATCATGCTTGTCGGTCGGAAGGAGTCGAGCTTGCAAGAGAATTAGATTACAAAGCTGCAGCAGCGTGGGTCGGGCATCCTTACTTCGACGTGATTGACAATTCGCAAGATTTCGAAACGAAACTCTGTCGTATGATCGAATGCGTTTGTCAGAAGCTAGGCATCGATACAGGTGATCGATTACGTTCTAGCAGTTGCAAGGTCAAGTTCCTCGTGAAAGGTCCTCTACCGTCGGACAACGAATTCCCGCCATTCCAGGACTTCGATGTCGTACATAACTACCTCCAAAGTAATAATCCAAAAATGCAGGCTCGTCTGCGAAAACGTGGTCAAaaag gTCACTGGTCTTACATTCATACCATCCGACGACCAAAAATGTGTGGTCAAGTTATCGAGGTAAAAACTCAATTAACACACAGAGACTATCTAAATATGTTAGCGCAACGCGATGATTCCCACTTCACTATCTTCAAAAGACGACGTTGTTTCCTTATCAATAATCAGTATTTTCAGttggatatatataaagagcCGGCACATCCAAG ATGTCGAGGCCTCATGTTACTCGAAACTTATACGGCGTTGACGGGAgatgatttgaaaaatatcctACCACAGTTCCTTATCATCGAGAAAGAAGTTACCGGGAATCCTGATTATAGCATGTTCAATCTTAGTTTGCGAGAAGAGTGGAATAGCACGAATAAATATTGCCACAATTTACAtg GATTGCCGCCAGATTCTGGACTGCTGGAGAATAAACGTCTTAATCTTTCAGATGTGAAAGATTCTTCTACGACTAGGAAACAAGTTAATGGAGTAGATTTTAGGATCGGTGGCATAGAACGCAATGTAAATAATGTTATCAATGTAGTACCAAATGGTATTAATGGTGTAGAAAACGGAGATAGTAAATATTCCGATCGAAATAATGTAAAGAGCAATCAAGAGAGCCAAATGCGTGTATGTAATAGTccaatgaaaaaattgaatgaTTTACCACAGGAGAAGCAAGTCGAAGAACATAATAAGAATGGCTTTCACGATAGCGTCAAAGCATAG